TTTTATCTAATGATCCGGTAGAAGTAGTTTTAGATAGTTAAGGATGGTGGTTGTTATCAAAGTAAATATGCATGATGACCTCTTTTAGTAATTCATAGTTGTATTATTGGAGAAAGCTCATAAGAAGTTTGAAAGTCGTGGAAATTGTATTTGATTCGCAAACTCACAGGCCCAATGTTATTTCATTGCATGGCCCCAAGATCCACGAGAGTCTTTGTGGAGTTAAACTCTCCTTGCTGGATTTCGACCTCGTTCTCCCCGCACGGACTTCAGCCTAGTTTAACTCGTCGTCATCATGTGACGGGCTATGTTGATGGTCTGAGTTTAGAGTTGGCTCAACAATCCAATGGGCATGTTGTGCTGAGAGCTACAAAGACCTTCTGAACGTGCTGACAATAGCAGCAAGTGAAATTAATCAAGTGGAACAAGATTTAATGCACCGCACAAAGCTTCAACCAATTCACATAGACAACAATTATCAAACCTTCGAGCAAAGTCTGCATATGATGTAGTATAAGAATAGGAAATTTATAATCAGTATCATTCTTTTACAAGAAGAATACCACTTGTTTCTTCAGTTCTGTTCAGGTATCACAACAGACAAGGTCACGAAGCCTGCCACAGGAAACATCCGGTAAAAGAATGATTTTTAATACACATACAAAAGAAGATGCTAAGATATCAACTTTGAGACAGCAATCACAGCTTCATGTCAGATGTCGAAGGTAGAAATATGGTTTCCGTTTGACTTAAAATATAGGGGTATGATTTTTCACAAACACTGAGGAAAGAAGCATCGTCACTCGATGGCGTTATGAATGATTGACAAGGGTTGGCCGGATTACGTTGTTCTCTCAAAACCACCTCCAACCTGCATATGCAGCCATTCTGGAGAAGAACCACGGTTGAATTCCCTTGTAGCTTGTGAACCAAATGCCATACCACCAGTATCAAATGTTTGCTGAGCAAACTGTAAGGCCCCGTTGATCTATGAGTACACGATTTGTCAAAAGACATGTATCAAAAGAAATTTTCTATTGAGAGAGCGAGAGAGTGCAAAAGTTGTAATTATGTGAAAAAATAAACTGATCTTGAagcattaattaaaatattttatccaTCAAGTGGAAAGTGCAGAATAGCAAATAAAGCAAAGGGTGCCTAAACTTCCCATTGAGTTGGGGCAAAACAGGTATATGTACTGTCATGGTTGGTCAAGAGTAGCACACCACCCACAGCTATCATCATTCTTAATGGAAGTTTAGGCACTCACTTTCTCTTATTTTAGGTTACTTTATCCTCAAGAACTATGTGcctaacaagcaagtttgatGAACTGCTTAACCTGAACTTATGTacgaaaaagtaaaaaagaaagttgCAGGTAAAACCTATGGAGACAAACCTCAAATAATAAACTCATAACAGCAAACAGAGTTAGCTTACATCTTTAGGATGAAACGCATCAATTAAAGGAGTCGTCCTTGAATTCACTGCTTCAAGCTTCATTGAGAGGAACTGCAATATCCGGCAATTTTTAGGGATTATATTTGCTACCATTAATTATGTACTATAATAATACACCAAATCATTACCAGAAAGCAGAATCATACCTCGACCTGACGTTGTAACGACTGTATGTAATTAATAATCTCGTCGAGGACCAAGGCTTTGCCAATAACCTAGATGTTAACCCATCTCAGAAAATACTTGTAAGATAAACCATACTAGTCTAAAACACAACATAGGTCTCAACACCATTCATGTATATACGTTAGTAGACTGCATTAAGAATGTCATTGAAAAGACGATTGATCATTCATTATTTCAAGGAAGGCTAAATTTAACAAAACTGCATATACTTTTGTATGATATCAATCCacagtataaaaaaaaatccaatatcaTACCTTGTTGCAACCAGGGACCAGATCCTGAAGAATTTTCATCCTCTCACTAATCTTTTCTCTCCTAGCCTGTCCATGAAAcggtattaattaataaattccCTCTGATAGCTCCCAGTGTTAGTCAACGGTTACAGATTAGCATAAAATATTTAACTGTAAGGATCCTTGGATCTAAAAATCGAATCTTTAACCAAGTTTTGACCATAGTTATTAGGTATTCAAATACGTGTAAGTCTGCGAGGATTAAAGGAGATTACTCTTTCTGCTAGGCTGTGGCTATCAGTGGCTTGACCCCTTCTAGCTCGTACATGGATGTAATCTTGTTTGGGTGGTTCTGGAGGTtgagtattttgtttttctgaaGCCTTCCCACCACTGGTTTCTGCTTTGGCTTTTGATTCACCAGTCTCGTCTCTACAAGCTGATGATTTACGCCGTTTCCCATTGCATTCAAAATCATTCTGCCCAATTTAGAATCCATAAAAATATCCATAAATCCAACTTGATAGAAAAACCAATCTGCATATTAATAGTTAATTACATTCTAGATCCCATTCTACAAAAACCCAGCTGGAGATTCAGTTTATACAATCAAGCTTAAAGATGAAATTTTAAGTAAAGCAAGTATTCAACATATGAACTTCTATTGAATCACGATTGAACATAAATCAGTTGGAAACAAACCACGCACTTCCAAGTAAAGCAAAAGGACAGAGAGCTTAAACTAATGCACAAGAATCAACATTCAAATAAAAGAATACCACACTATTGCCGTTGCCATTGCTAGTAGAGACGCTCTTCGCCGACTCATCCTCCGCATCACGCCGCTTCCTTGAAATCCCGCCGCCACCTCCACTATTAGGCCCTCTCGGCTCTGCCATCAGCGGATCACTAACACCCGAAACCCCAAACTGCTCCAGCCCAAACTGAACTCTCCTCATCGCCGCCTGTCCAATACCACCGCCACTGATGGGAAACGGCCAGATCTCCCCTAAATTGTAGGACCCGTCATTCATCATTGCGTGTGGATCCATCATCCAAACACTACCCGAATTCAAAACCAAATCCAAATAGTACCAGCTAAAATGACACTACCATGTCATTGCCAAACAAGAGTCCGCCCAGGACAAGAGGTCGGAATTGGGCTCCTTTAAGTAGCTTTCGAGAGGAAGTTACAGGATTCAAAGACGGATACAaatggaaatcagaatcaatagagagagagaaagagatagagTAGCGGCTCTGTGTTAGTGTGAGAGAGTTTGTGTGATCTCCTTGAACAGTGGAGGTTGGTGCTTACTGTGCCACCACCACTCAGTTTCTGTAATCGACGGCGACAGACTCCTCGGGTTTCGCAAACGGTCACTTCCCAGTTCCCACTGGAGCTTCTCTCGCAGCGTTCCCTGCTCCCTGTCTATATTTGTATGCCACCTTTACTTATAGACCGTCGATTCAGTTTATTCTATTTTGATCAACTCTGATGTGCGGTAATGGAGGATATATAGACGGAGGGGTATTTTTGGGCTTTTATAAATATGGGGGGTCACGGTCACACACACATAGCTTTAGCTAGGCGCAGCAAGAAATCAAGACCAAAGTACAATAATATCCAAAGGACAATGAAGGGGATAGATAGAGAAAGACTTGTCTCGATTTaagatatttatatttaattaataattgaatGGACTAAGTTTGATTAATACATGATCTAATTAGAGATTTTCAATCATTAATTGACTCTAATGTATGTGTAAAGTTGTAGATAATGATGGTTTCAGATTTTTGGATTTAGGATTATATATATGGACTAATGTCCCGTACACTGCCTGTGATTCATGTCACTTCAATTTGTTTATACCTTTGTACTTTGTATATGATAAAACAGTGTCATTTTaacttaataaattaaaaaaaaacctcaaataaaatattatttatcctAAACACATCGATATCTAATTcaatttgattggaaaatatatGTTGAGTGTTTTAGCTAGCTACACAATAAATTGGGCTACACTGACCTCTGAATCTAAACTTGGATCGTTAAGCCTGCATTGACGAAAAAATTTCATTGACAACAGAATAAATTGTGTCACAGCTCAACACATGACTACAAAGATATGTATTGATTCTGGTTGGAATAAAACTCAATATCTCTTGAGGCAAAAAATTTACTCAGTTAGGATTCTATTTAACTGGACAGATGTGTACTGGCCTTCGACGTCTTTTTGAAATAGTATTTTCTCCATTTGTAATAGGTGTAGTTAGGGCAGGGACTCAGGACTCTACCTGATTTGGTGCCAGCAACAAATGCAAGAAGAGTACGCATGCCATCCTTTGCTTtcagtcaaaactcaaaagaaacaaaaatggtGGTGGATGTTGAAAGCCAAGTACAGGTCATGCCAACCCTCCTTCATTCCCTCCTTCATTCGGATGGGTcttatctatatataaatataaatagttAAGCATATACAATAAT
This genomic stretch from Tripterygium wilfordii isolate XIE 37 chromosome 22, ASM1340144v1, whole genome shotgun sequence harbors:
- the LOC119990790 gene encoding transcription factor BHLH089-like isoform X2, encoding MMDPHAMMNDGSYNLGEIWPFPISGGGIGQAAMRRVQFGLEQFGVSGVSDPLMAEPRGPNSGGGGGISRKRRDAEDESAKSVSTSNGNGNSVNDFECNGKRRKSSACRDETGESKAKAETSGGKASEKQNTQPPEPPKQDYIHVRARRGQATDSHSLAERARREKISERMKILQDLVPGCNKVIGKALVLDEIINYIQSLQRQVEFLSMKLEAVNSRTTPLIDAFHPKDFAQQTFDTGGMAFGSQATREFNRGSSPEWLHMQVGGGFERTT
- the LOC119990790 gene encoding transcription factor BHLH089-like isoform X1, whose protein sequence is MMDPHAMMNDGSYNLGEIWPFPISGGGIGQAAMRRVQFGLEQFGVSGVSDPLMAEPRGPNSGGGGGISRKRRDAEDESAKSVSTSNGNGNSVNDFECNGKRRKSSACRDETGESKAKAETSGGKASEKQNTQPPEPPKQDYIHVRARRGQATDSHSLAERARREKISERMKILQDLVPGCNKVIGKALVLDEIINYIQSLQRQVEFLSMKLEAVNSRTTPLIDAFHPKDINGALQFAQQTFDTGGMAFGSQATREFNRGSSPEWLHMQVGGGFERTT
- the LOC119990790 gene encoding transcription factor BHLH089-like isoform X3, translated to MMDPHAMMNDGSYNLGEIWPFPISGGGIGQAAMRRVQFGLEQFGVSGVSDPLMAEPRGPNSGGGGGISRKRRDAEDESAKSVSTSNGNGNSVNDFECNGKRRKSSACRDETGESKAKAETSGGKASEKQNTQPPEPPKQDYIHVRARRGQATDSHSLAERARREKISERMKILQDLVPGCNKVIGKALVLDEIINYIQSLQRQVEFLSMKLEAVNSRTTPLIDAFHPKDFRLSSSSNLLVRHIVLEDKVT
- the LOC119990790 gene encoding transcription factor BHLH089-like isoform X4 produces the protein MMDPHAMMNDGSYNLGEIWPFPISGGGIGQAAMRRVQFGLEQFGVSGVSDPLMAEPRGPNSGGGGGISRKRRDAEDESAKSVSTSNGNGNSVNDFECNGKRRKSSACRDETGESKAKAETSGGKASEKQNTQPPEPPKQDYIHVRARRGQATDSHSLAERARREKISERMKILQDLVPGCNKVIGKALVLDEIINYIQSLQRQVEFLSMKLEAVNSRTTPLIDAFHPKDVKQFIKLAC